The following are from one region of the Hymenobacter radiodurans genome:
- a CDS encoding META domain-containing protein — MVQALTRSFLWLTAALMLGSCVEDSDVNAELLNRRWRLTDVGETPIEVSSFFQDRESYIQFVASGNRIEGLSACDEIGGQFSLNAATNTLNITQLTVKAGSCSSPVIGGRYLAALPQITTYKQEGNTLRLYDATNSLIPRLTFRTDN, encoded by the coding sequence ATGGTACAAGCCTTGACCCGCTCTTTTTTGTGGTTAACAGCCGCGCTCATGCTCGGCAGCTGCGTTGAAGATTCAGACGTCAACGCCGAATTACTGAATAGGCGCTGGCGACTAACAGACGTAGGCGAAACGCCCATTGAGGTTTCCAGCTTTTTCCAGGATAGAGAATCCTATATTCAGTTTGTCGCTTCTGGCAACCGCATAGAAGGCTTGTCAGCCTGCGACGAGATTGGGGGGCAATTTTCGCTTAATGCGGCCACCAATACGCTCAATATCACGCAGCTAACGGTGAAGGCCGGCAGTTGCTCAAGCCCAGTAATTGGGGGGCGTTATCTGGCAGCACTACCCCAAATTACCACATACAAGCAAGAAGGCAATACACTTCGTCTTTATGATGCGACGAACTCGCTAATCCCACGCTTGACTTTTCGCACAGACAACTGA